A single Chloroflexia bacterium SDU3-3 DNA region contains:
- a CDS encoding radical SAM protein, translating into MAYYVEDELTGAAIGKRRPTINEYFLSSYTLAVYDGCEFGCPYCDGWAYRTRPFNETVRVAVNLVDKVAEDLEQIDRGDLVAITALSDPYQPAEASYRLTRQILRLFAERGQPCLILTKSPTVLEDLVLLEQINAKSLAAVVFTVLGTDPYLCSKLEDKAPPPQLRLEAIAALKQAGIPTGVAMMPITPYVNDTDYSISMTVKAVAEAGADFLVWDYLHIPSERHRKRISDMLARIGSYPPSYYRDLYSDGQGPTPLPGLSYRADRDREIMARCDAANLPTRPPHRLFAGKLAPQNEAALLLKHTAFRDTVQGRGQSAALNSELADMVYQGVATDAQLRRSPLYGQLNALLGPRRA; encoded by the coding sequence ATGGCATACTATGTTGAAGATGAGCTGACCGGCGCGGCGATCGGCAAGCGCCGCCCAACGATCAACGAGTACTTTCTCTCGTCCTACACGCTGGCGGTCTACGATGGCTGCGAGTTCGGCTGCCCCTACTGCGATGGCTGGGCCTACCGCACCCGACCGTTCAACGAGACGGTGCGCGTGGCCGTGAACCTCGTGGACAAGGTGGCCGAGGATCTGGAGCAGATCGACCGTGGCGATCTGGTCGCCATCACCGCGCTGAGCGACCCCTACCAGCCCGCCGAGGCGAGCTACCGCCTAACCCGCCAGATCCTGCGGCTGTTCGCCGAGCGCGGCCAGCCCTGCCTCATCCTGACGAAGAGCCCCACCGTGCTGGAGGATCTGGTGCTGCTGGAGCAGATCAACGCCAAGAGCCTCGCGGCGGTGGTGTTCACGGTGCTGGGCACCGACCCCTACCTCTGCTCGAAGCTGGAAGACAAGGCCCCGCCGCCCCAGCTGCGCCTGGAGGCGATCGCCGCGCTCAAGCAGGCGGGCATCCCCACCGGCGTGGCCATGATGCCGATCACGCCCTATGTGAACGATACCGACTACAGCATCAGTATGACGGTGAAGGCGGTGGCCGAGGCCGGGGCCGATTTCCTGGTGTGGGACTACCTGCACATCCCCAGCGAGCGCCACCGCAAGCGCATCAGCGACATGCTGGCCCGGATCGGCAGCTACCCGCCCAGCTACTACCGCGACCTCTACAGCGATGGCCAAGGCCCCACGCCGCTGCCCGGCCTGAGCTACCGCGCCGACCGCGACCGCGAGATCATGGCGCGCTGCGATGCGGCGAACCTGCCGACGAGGCCGCCGCACCGCCTGTTCGCGGGCAAGCTCGCGCCGCAGAACGAGGCCGCGCTGCTGCTCAAGCATACTGCCTTCCGCGACACAGTGCAGGGCCGCGGCCAGAGCGCCGCGCTCAACAGCGAGCTGGCCGACATGGTCTACCAGGGCGTCGCCACCGACGCGCAGCTGCGCCGCAGCCCGCTCTATGGGCAGCTCAATGCGCTGCTTGGGCCACGGCGGGCGTAG
- a CDS encoding glutamyl-tRNA reductase produces MQLVITGIHQRTTPVALREQLAFADADLPAALQALREQAIEACVLSTCNRVEIYATMEDDADPQALAHFLADWHHVDRATVLPHTTTLVGEAAVQHVFRLAAGLDSMVLGEEQITSQIRSAVQAASDAGALGAHLRRMIDNALTAGKLVRTNTGIARLNLSVVSVAVDLARQRFGTLAGRRVLVVGAGRMAELAIKHLHGIAHVTVANRTAARAEALAQRYGVQSAPYAALPQLLAAHDVAICCTSAPDVVLTAAQVAEAAAHSPQVLLDLAVPRDIDPAAIALENVTLFDVDHMQAICASNREARAAEVSAAEDVVRGEVAKFMDWWATQRIVPTIRALRERAEAIRAAELERTLARLPNLGPSEQAAISALSAAIVNKLLHSPITSLKNPSEADELAHAVQRLFQL; encoded by the coding sequence GTGCAACTTGTAATTACCGGTATCCACCAGCGCACCACGCCGGTCGCGCTGCGCGAACAGCTCGCCTTCGCCGACGCCGATCTGCCCGCCGCCCTCCAGGCGCTGCGCGAGCAGGCCATCGAGGCCTGCGTGCTCTCCACCTGCAACCGCGTCGAGATCTACGCCACGATGGAGGATGACGCCGACCCGCAGGCCCTGGCGCACTTCCTGGCCGACTGGCACCACGTCGACCGCGCCACGGTGCTGCCGCACACCACCACGCTGGTGGGCGAGGCGGCAGTGCAGCATGTGTTCCGCTTGGCCGCCGGGCTAGACTCCATGGTGCTGGGTGAGGAGCAGATCACCAGCCAGATCCGCAGCGCGGTGCAGGCCGCATCGGATGCGGGTGCGCTGGGGGCGCACCTGCGCCGCATGATCGACAACGCCCTGACTGCGGGCAAGCTGGTGCGCACCAACACCGGCATCGCCCGCCTGAACCTCTCGGTGGTCTCGGTGGCGGTGGATCTGGCCCGCCAGCGCTTTGGGACGCTGGCGGGGCGGCGTGTGCTGGTGGTGGGCGCTGGCCGCATGGCCGAGCTGGCGATCAAGCACCTGCACGGCATCGCCCATGTGACGGTGGCCAATCGCACCGCCGCGCGCGCCGAGGCCCTGGCCCAGCGCTACGGGGTGCAGTCCGCGCCCTACGCGGCCCTGCCGCAGCTGCTGGCCGCCCACGATGTGGCGATCTGCTGCACATCCGCCCCCGACGTGGTGCTAACCGCCGCGCAGGTGGCCGAGGCCGCCGCCCACAGCCCCCAGGTGCTGCTCGATCTGGCGGTGCCGCGCGATATCGACCCCGCCGCCATCGCGCTGGAGAACGTCACCCTGTTCGATGTCGACCACATGCAGGCGATCTGCGCATCCAACCGCGAGGCCCGCGCCGCCGAGGTGAGCGCCGCCGAGGATGTGGTGCGCGGCGAGGTCGCCAAGTTTATGGACTGGTGGGCCACCCAGCGCATCGTGCCCACCATCCGCGCCCTTCGCGAGCGCGCCGAGGCCATCCGCGCCGCCGAGCTGGAGCGCACGCTCGCCCGGCTGCCCAACCTCGGCCCCAGCGAGCAGGCCGCGATCAGCGCCCTGAGCGCCGCCATTGTCAATAAGTTGCTGCACTCGCCCATCACCTCGCTCAAAAACCCGAGCGAGGCCGACGAGCTGGCCCACGCGGTGCAGCGCCTGTTTCAGCTCTAG
- the hemE gene encoding uroporphyrinogen decarboxylase, giving the protein MKQHPFLQACLRQPAERTPVWLMRQAGRYMPEYRAVREQHGFLTMVKTPELAAEVTLQPLRAFDLDAAIIFADILPPLEGMGLQLTYEKGEGPIIHNPIRSAADVAALAQPDTRETVPYTLEAIRLVKRELAGRTPLIGFSGAPFTLASYAIEGGGSKEYRRAKQLMYREPQAWHALMAKLADLVADYLSNQIAAGADAVQLFDSWAGALAPYDFERFVLPYLKDVVAKVRARAGAETPIIYFSTGTTGMLPLVRQVGTDVVGIDWRTQLDDAWAELGPGYAIQGNLDPMTLFAPWEELEQRAADIIDRAAGRPGFIFNLGHGILTETPVDTVRRLVDFVHSYGQS; this is encoded by the coding sequence ATGAAACAGCATCCATTTCTGCAAGCATGCCTTCGCCAGCCCGCCGAGCGTACGCCGGTGTGGCTGATGCGCCAGGCCGGGCGCTACATGCCCGAGTACCGCGCCGTGCGCGAGCAGCACGGCTTCCTAACCATGGTGAAGACGCCCGAGCTGGCCGCCGAAGTGACGCTCCAGCCGCTGCGCGCCTTCGATCTGGATGCGGCGATCATCTTCGCCGACATCCTGCCGCCGCTGGAGGGTATGGGCCTCCAGCTCACCTACGAGAAGGGCGAGGGGCCGATCATCCACAACCCCATCCGCTCTGCCGCCGATGTGGCCGCGCTGGCCCAGCCCGACACGCGCGAGACCGTGCCCTACACGCTTGAGGCCATCCGCCTGGTCAAGCGCGAGCTGGCGGGACGCACCCCGCTGATCGGTTTCAGCGGCGCGCCTTTCACCCTGGCCAGCTACGCGATCGAGGGCGGCGGCTCGAAGGAGTACCGCCGCGCCAAGCAGCTGATGTACCGCGAGCCGCAGGCCTGGCACGCCCTGATGGCCAAGCTGGCCGATCTGGTGGCCGACTACCTATCGAACCAGATCGCCGCTGGCGCGGACGCGGTGCAGCTGTTCGACAGCTGGGCGGGCGCACTGGCCCCCTACGACTTCGAGCGCTTTGTGCTGCCCTACCTGAAGGACGTGGTGGCCAAGGTGCGCGCCCGCGCCGGGGCCGAGACGCCGATCATCTACTTCTCCACCGGCACCACCGGCATGCTGCCGCTGGTGCGGCAGGTGGGCACCGATGTGGTGGGCATCGACTGGCGCACTCAGCTGGATGATGCCTGGGCCGAGCTTGGCCCCGGCTACGCCATCCAGGGCAACCTCGACCCGATGACGCTGTTTGCGCCCTGGGAGGAGCTGGAGCAGCGCGCCGCCGACATCATCGACCGCGCGGCGGGCAGGCCGGGCTTCATCTTCAACCTTGGCCACGGCATCCTGACCGAGACGCCGGTGGACACCGTGCGGCGGCTGGTCGATTTTGTGCATAGCTACGGCCAGAGCTAA
- a CDS encoding chlorite dismutase family protein: protein MSSDETPAKQPYFVTYCGFKIDPAWRRLPLSARQDGRASFAQAVAEFSGVKTYAYSTIGFKTICDLLLWRKGFDAKEMQQMTARLLQTGIGQYMELTYNLFGFTRPSTYTKRPTTQEQAIDVDTRQSYLVVYPFAKTTEWFLMSREARQGMMNEHIRIGHDYADIPQVLLYVTGLDDQEFVVAYETEDLPRFSALVTDLRATEARRYTLKDTPIITGSHYELGEALALIG from the coding sequence ATGTCTAGCGATGAGACCCCCGCAAAGCAGCCATATTTCGTCACCTACTGCGGCTTCAAGATCGACCCGGCCTGGCGCAGGCTGCCGCTGAGCGCCCGCCAGGATGGCCGCGCCTCGTTCGCGCAGGCGGTGGCCGAGTTCAGCGGCGTGAAGACCTACGCCTACAGCACCATCGGCTTCAAGACGATCTGCGACCTGCTGCTGTGGCGCAAGGGCTTCGATGCCAAGGAGATGCAGCAGATGACCGCCCGCCTGCTGCAGACCGGCATCGGCCAGTACATGGAGCTGACCTACAACCTATTCGGCTTCACCCGGCCATCCACCTACACCAAGCGCCCCACCACCCAGGAGCAGGCCATCGACGTGGACACCCGCCAGAGCTACCTGGTGGTCTACCCCTTCGCCAAGACCACCGAGTGGTTCCTGATGAGCCGCGAGGCCCGCCAGGGCATGATGAACGAGCACATCCGCATCGGGCACGACTACGCCGACATCCCGCAGGTGCTGCTCTACGTCACCGGCCTGGATGACCAGGAGTTCGTGGTGGCCTATGAGACCGAGGATCTGCCGCGCTTCAGCGCGCTGGTGACGGATCTGCGCGCCACCGAGGCCCGCCGCTACACCCTCAAGGACACGCCCATCATCACTGGCAGCCACTATGAGCTAGGGGAGGCGCTGGCCCTGATCGGGTAG
- a CDS encoding bifunctional folylpolyglutamate synthase/dihydrofolate synthase codes for MNYQDALNYIYSFLDSEAKLPRLPAEFNLPRTVALLRACGDPQREFRSVVVAGTKGKGSTSVMLESILRHAGLRTGLWTSPHLHSYRERIQLGREPIGQELLVAQVERLRPIFDRFDIEQFGTPSVFDIGFVIALDLFARSQVEVAVLEVGLGGRYDCANAVPAVLSVITSISYDHMHVLGHTLAEIAYQKAGIAKSGVPLLALEQAPEAMQAIAKAAGEAQAPLYTLPRAGDSATPQGPRPLSQPYAGPIRPALQGSFQRENARLAVAAAALLREQCYEIADEAIDAGLASAWWPARFEVVAGDPTYVIDGAHNGDSAARLLEALRAQFGGSQLVLVFGTTQDKDVARMFDTLIPAADALVLTHSRHPRADTHMATLAEAARQRRAADAPLETRLTDDIPKALAEARTLARPGAVICITGSLFVAAAAREALGLPHQRD; via the coding sequence ATGAACTACCAAGACGCGCTCAACTACATCTACTCGTTCTTGGACAGCGAGGCCAAGCTGCCGCGCCTGCCCGCCGAGTTTAATCTGCCGCGCACCGTGGCCCTGCTGCGGGCCTGCGGCGACCCGCAGCGGGAGTTCCGCAGCGTGGTGGTGGCGGGCACCAAGGGCAAAGGCTCGACCTCGGTGATGCTCGAATCCATCCTGCGCCACGCCGGGCTGCGCACAGGGCTGTGGACATCGCCGCACCTGCACTCGTACCGCGAGCGCATCCAGCTGGGCCGCGAGCCGATCGGCCAGGAGCTGCTGGTGGCCCAGGTCGAGCGCCTGCGCCCGATCTTCGACCGCTTCGACATCGAGCAGTTTGGCACGCCCAGCGTCTTCGACATCGGCTTTGTGATCGCGCTCGACCTGTTCGCGCGCAGCCAGGTGGAGGTAGCCGTGCTAGAGGTGGGGCTGGGCGGGCGCTACGACTGCGCCAACGCCGTGCCCGCCGTGCTATCGGTCATCACGTCGATCAGCTACGACCACATGCACGTGCTGGGCCATACCCTGGCCGAGATCGCCTATCAGAAGGCTGGGATCGCCAAGTCCGGCGTGCCGCTGCTGGCCCTAGAGCAGGCCCCCGAGGCCATGCAGGCCATCGCCAAGGCCGCAGGCGAGGCCCAGGCCCCGCTCTACACCCTGCCGCGCGCCGGCGACAGCGCCACGCCGCAGGGGCCCCGCCCGCTGAGCCAGCCCTACGCTGGCCCCATCCGCCCGGCGCTCCAGGGCAGCTTCCAGCGCGAAAATGCCCGCCTAGCGGTGGCCGCAGCGGCCCTGCTGCGCGAGCAGTGCTACGAGATCGCCGACGAGGCGATCGACGCCGGGCTGGCCAGCGCGTGGTGGCCCGCCCGCTTCGAGGTGGTGGCGGGCGATCCGACCTATGTGATCGACGGCGCGCACAACGGCGACTCCGCTGCGCGGCTGCTGGAGGCGCTGCGCGCGCAGTTCGGCGGCAGTCAGCTAGTGCTGGTGTTCGGCACCACCCAGGACAAAGACGTGGCCCGCATGTTCGACACGCTCATCCCCGCCGCCGACGCGCTGGTGCTGACCCACTCGCGCCACCCCCGCGCCGACACCCACATGGCCACCCTGGCCGAGGCCGCCCGCCAGCGCCGCGCCGCCGACGCGCCGCTGGAGACCCGCCTGACCGACGACATCCCCAAGGCGCTGGCAGAGGCGCGGACCCTGGCCCGCCCTGGCGCGGTGATCTGCATCACCGGCTCGCTGTTTGTAGCTGCCGCCGCCCGCGAGGCGCTGGGCCTGCCCCACCAGCGCGACTAG
- a CDS encoding MerR family transcriptional regulator — MDPHDESAADEWLTLQEASERLGVASSTLRRWGDEGLVPIKRTLGGHRRFSGQAIARLATLPPQVLSNVAPPDPAPAMPWGVDERALAQQDWHARMASHGGPERMRGLGQRLLGLLAQYAARRGDEERFLAEAREVGIAYGTEARASGVSLYETVEAFLFFRTSFAGIGMPIIGVSQPLGPEEAAALHVRVDRFMDTVLLGVIEGYEQPHG; from the coding sequence ATGGACCCACACGACGAATCTGCCGCCGATGAGTGGCTGACCCTGCAGGAGGCCAGCGAGCGCCTGGGCGTGGCCAGCTCGACCCTGCGCCGCTGGGGCGACGAGGGCCTGGTGCCGATCAAGCGCACGCTGGGCGGCCACCGCCGCTTCTCGGGCCAGGCCATTGCCCGCCTGGCCACGCTGCCGCCGCAGGTGCTTTCCAACGTGGCCCCGCCCGACCCCGCGCCCGCCATGCCCTGGGGTGTGGACGAGCGCGCCCTGGCCCAGCAGGATTGGCACGCCCGTATGGCCAGCCACGGCGGCCCCGAGCGCATGCGCGGCCTGGGCCAGCGGCTGCTGGGCCTGCTGGCCCAGTACGCCGCCCGCCGTGGCGATGAGGAGCGCTTCCTAGCCGAGGCCCGCGAGGTGGGCATCGCCTACGGCACCGAGGCCCGCGCCAGCGGCGTGAGCCTGTACGAGACCGTGGAGGCCTTCCTGTTCTTTCGCACTTCGTTTGCGGGCATCGGCATGCCGATCATCGGCGTGTCGCAGCCGCTCGGGCCAGAAGAGGCCGCCGCGCTCCATGTGCGCGTCGATCGCTTTATGGATACGGTGCTGCTTGGTGTGATCGAGGGCTACGAGCAGCCGCACGGCTAG
- the hemC gene encoding hydroxymethylbilane synthase: MSKTHVVIGTRRSKLALAQTEMVSEMLRQAHPGLTVEHKHITTKGDVVLDRPLSAIGDKGLFVTEIEDAMRRGEVDLAVHSAKDLPSELPPDMALGAFPAREDARDALVSRGGLTLSQLPEGATVGTSSLRRASQLRHWRPDLQIADLRGNVDTRLRKLHEGAYDAIVLAAAGLHRLGLAGEISEYLAPTVMVPAVSQGILGIEARAGDDEVLALLAALDDHAARTAALAERAFLARFGGGCQVPLAAYAQLGGDHIQIYGLIGSASGHVVRGSRRGPASDPVSLGRHLAEELLSIGGQTLLTMQKLSSPGAAR; encoded by the coding sequence ATGTCAAAGACACACGTTGTGATTGGAACTCGCCGCAGCAAGCTGGCGCTCGCCCAGACCGAGATGGTGAGCGAGATGCTGCGGCAGGCCCACCCTGGGCTGACCGTGGAGCACAAACACATCACCACCAAGGGCGATGTGGTGCTCGACCGCCCGCTCTCGGCGATCGGCGACAAGGGCCTGTTTGTGACCGAGATCGAGGATGCGATGCGCCGTGGCGAGGTCGATCTGGCCGTCCACAGCGCCAAGGATCTGCCATCCGAGCTGCCGCCCGACATGGCGCTGGGGGCCTTCCCCGCCCGCGAGGATGCGCGCGATGCCCTGGTGAGCCGGGGCGGTCTGACGCTCTCGCAGCTGCCCGAGGGCGCGACGGTGGGCACATCCAGCCTGCGGCGGGCTAGCCAGCTGCGCCACTGGCGTCCCGATCTGCAGATCGCCGACCTTCGCGGCAATGTGGACACGCGGCTGCGCAAGCTGCACGAGGGCGCGTACGACGCGATCGTGCTGGCGGCTGCCGGGCTACACCGCCTGGGGCTGGCGGGCGAGATCAGCGAGTACCTCGCGCCCACGGTGATGGTGCCTGCGGTCTCGCAGGGCATCCTGGGCATCGAGGCCCGCGCGGGCGACGACGAGGTGCTGGCCCTGCTGGCAGCGCTCGACGACCACGCCGCGCGCACCGCCGCCCTAGCCGAGCGCGCCTTTCTGGCGCGGTTTGGCGGCGGCTGCCAGGTGCCGCTGGCGGCCTACGCCCAGCTCGGCGGCGACCACATCCAGATCTACGGCCTGATCGGCAGCGCCAGCGGCCATGTGGTGCGCGGCAGCCGCCGCGGCCCGGCCAGCGACCCGGTGTCGCTGGGCCGACACCTCGCCGAGGAGCTGCTCTCGATCGGCGGGCAGACGCTCTTGACGATGCAGA
- a CDS encoding ferrochelatase, whose amino-acid sequence MSDKPIGIFVLAYGTPGTLEDVEPYYTHIRGGRPPSPEALHDLRERYRKVGGRTPLLDLSDSVAQQLQQRLDADGAGRYRVYLGMKHWHPYIGDVVPQIVADGVEQVVAVVLAPHYSRYSLEGYRKYIQKALEHVEQPFQLHFIESWHLNPGFLEMTARRIRAAAEQFPQPGLDAVKVLFSAHSLPEKIVTMGDPYPQYLRESAAAVAERLGLADWRFCFQSAGMTGDPWLGPDILDYLDTLHEEGVTQVLSVPFGFVAEHLEVLWDIDTEAQDKAAEHGMALRRIAMPNADAEFVAVIESVVREALAAL is encoded by the coding sequence ATGAGCGACAAACCGATCGGTATTTTTGTGCTTGCCTATGGTACGCCGGGCACCCTTGAGGATGTCGAGCCGTACTACACGCACATTCGCGGCGGCAGGCCGCCCTCGCCCGAGGCCCTGCACGACCTTCGCGAGCGCTACCGCAAGGTGGGCGGGCGCACGCCCCTGCTCGACCTGTCGGACAGCGTGGCCCAGCAGCTGCAGCAGCGGCTAGACGCCGATGGCGCGGGTCGCTACCGCGTGTACCTGGGCATGAAGCACTGGCACCCCTATATCGGCGATGTGGTGCCGCAGATCGTGGCCGACGGCGTGGAGCAGGTGGTGGCGGTGGTGCTCGCGCCGCACTACTCGCGCTATAGCCTAGAGGGCTACCGCAAGTACATCCAGAAGGCGCTGGAGCACGTCGAGCAGCCCTTTCAGCTGCACTTTATCGAGAGCTGGCACCTCAACCCCGGCTTTCTAGAGATGACGGCCCGCCGCATCCGCGCCGCCGCCGAGCAGTTCCCCCAGCCCGGTCTAGATGCGGTGAAGGTGCTGTTCAGCGCCCACAGCCTGCCCGAGAAGATCGTGACGATGGGCGACCCCTACCCGCAGTACCTGCGCGAGAGCGCCGCCGCTGTGGCCGAGCGCCTGGGCCTGGCCGACTGGCGCTTCTGCTTCCAGAGCGCGGGTATGACCGGCGACCCCTGGCTGGGGCCAGACATCCTGGACTACCTCGACACCCTGCACGAGGAGGGCGTGACGCAGGTGCTGAGCGTGCCCTTCGGCTTTGTGGCCGAGCACCTTGAGGTGCTGTGGGACATCGACACCGAGGCCCAGGACAAGGCCGCCGAGCACGGCATGGCGCTGCGCCGCATCGCTATGCCCAACGCTGATGCCGAGTTTGTGGCCGTGATCGAGTCGGTGGTGCGCGAGGCGCTGGCCGCGCTCTAG
- the hemG gene encoding protoporphyrinogen oxidase: MTPTMHASLPHVVIVGGGITGLSAAHALDKSSDRLRYTLIERDARLGGKVRTDIVEGQGRYVIEAGPDSFLTQKPAALGLVRDLGLAERLIGSNQQQKTVYIYSRGRLEQMPEGLMLVVPLKLGPFIRSGLLSLPGRLRAGLDFILPRRRDPGDESLGDFIRRRMGREVLERMAEPLMSGIHNAECERQSIQATFPRFQQAERTHGSLIRGLRAEQKAMRAKRKPGAPAVPAFASFPNGLQELIDRLSASIQGSVLRDTGVASIQKAQNGYRVLLENGEVLDADAVIMATPAYATAQIVRGFAPDLAAQLEQIRYVSTGTVTLAFRSSDLAHVKPCAGVLLPRIEGRKINAVTMSSIKWEGRASGDTTLLRVFFGGSHNPGTFALEDPQLMETVRAELRELLGITAEPLHTHIVRWHRANPQYDVGHLDRVAQMEKASPQGLYLAGCAYRGVGIPDCVQQGQDAAKRALGRIAQLVASN, from the coding sequence ATGACACCCACAATGCACGCGTCACTCCCCCACGTGGTGATCGTCGGGGGCGGAATCACCGGTCTGAGCGCGGCGCACGCGCTCGACAAATCCTCGGACCGGCTGCGCTACACGCTGATCGAGCGCGACGCGCGGCTGGGCGGGAAAGTTCGCACCGATATTGTGGAGGGCCAGGGCCGCTATGTGATCGAGGCTGGCCCCGACTCCTTTTTGACTCAGAAGCCCGCCGCGCTCGGCCTGGTGCGCGATCTGGGCCTCGCCGAGCGCCTGATCGGCAGCAACCAGCAGCAGAAGACCGTCTACATCTACTCGCGCGGGCGGCTAGAGCAGATGCCCGAGGGACTGATGCTGGTGGTCCCGCTCAAGCTCGGCCCCTTCATCCGCTCGGGCCTGCTCTCGCTGCCGGGGCGGCTGCGCGCCGGCCTCGACTTCATCCTGCCGCGCCGCCGCGACCCCGGCGACGAGTCGCTGGGCGACTTCATCCGCCGCCGCATGGGCCGCGAGGTGCTGGAGCGCATGGCCGAGCCGCTGATGTCGGGCATCCACAACGCCGAGTGCGAGCGCCAGAGCATCCAGGCCACCTTCCCGCGCTTCCAGCAGGCCGAGCGCACCCACGGCAGCCTGATCCGCGGCCTGCGCGCCGAGCAGAAGGCCATGCGCGCCAAGCGCAAGCCGGGCGCGCCCGCCGTGCCCGCCTTCGCTTCCTTCCCCAACGGCCTGCAGGAGCTGATCGACAGGCTCAGCGCCAGCATCCAGGGTAGCGTGCTACGCGACACGGGCGTGGCCAGCATCCAGAAGGCGCAGAATGGCTACCGCGTGCTGCTGGAGAACGGCGAGGTGCTGGATGCCGACGCTGTGATCATGGCCACCCCCGCCTACGCCACCGCCCAGATCGTGCGCGGCTTCGCGCCCGACCTCGCCGCGCAGCTTGAGCAGATCCGCTACGTCTCCACCGGCACGGTCACGCTGGCCTTCCGCAGCAGCGATCTGGCCCACGTGAAGCCCTGCGCGGGCGTGCTGCTGCCCCGCATCGAGGGCCGCAAGATCAATGCCGTCACTATGTCGTCGATCAAGTGGGAGGGCCGCGCCAGCGGCGACACCACGCTGCTGCGCGTGTTCTTCGGCGGCTCGCACAACCCCGGCACCTTTGCCCTCGAAGACCCGCAGCTGATGGAGACGGTGCGCGCCGAGCTGCGCGAGCTGCTGGGCATCACCGCCGAGCCGCTGCACACCCACATTGTGCGCTGGCACCGCGCCAACCCCCAGTACGATGTCGGCCATCTCGACCGCGTGGCTCAGATGGAGAAGGCCAGCCCGCAGGGCCTGTACCTGGCCGGGTGCGCCTACCGTGGCGTGGGCATCCCCGACTGCGTGCAGCAGGGCCAGGATGCGGCCAAGCGCGCGCTGGGGCGGATCGCGCAGCTGGTGGCCTCGAACTGA
- the alr gene encoding alanine racemase, whose protein sequence is MLEYYEPATSERRAQAEVDTAAIESNARLMRRVLGPGCQLIGVAKADAYGHGAVGAVQAMLRGGATCAAVATVGEGRRLRAAGIDAPILVLGPASRRDLHEALALGLQLMVGDAAMIQAVAAAAEATGHQARVHLKIDTGMHRLGLLPHEALPVLRATPGAGVLRWEGIFTHFACADEPTRPETHFQIAAFEEVVGALAAAGYRFPLVHAASSAGALAFPEARYSAARVGIALYGVAPSDEVGLPAGFQPALTFRTSITRVAELPAGSQVSYGGVYRTPGPQRIATIGAGYADGLRRSPPWQQALVGGVRVPIVGRICMDYAMVDVTDLDAQVEDEVVLMGRQGEASISAAEVGQWLGTSAYEVLTTILPGEPRS, encoded by the coding sequence ATGCTTGAATACTATGAACCTGCCACCAGCGAGCGCCGCGCCCAGGCCGAGGTCGACACCGCCGCCATCGAGTCCAACGCGCGCCTGATGCGGCGCGTGCTTGGCCCAGGCTGCCAGCTGATCGGCGTGGCCAAGGCCGACGCCTACGGCCACGGCGCAGTGGGCGCGGTGCAGGCCATGCTGCGCGGGGGGGCCACCTGCGCCGCTGTGGCCACTGTGGGCGAGGGCAGGCGGCTGCGCGCCGCCGGGATCGACGCGCCCATCTTGGTGCTGGGGCCAGCCAGCAGGCGCGACCTGCACGAGGCGCTAGCCCTGGGCCTGCAGCTGATGGTGGGCGACGCCGCCATGATCCAGGCAGTGGCCGCCGCCGCCGAGGCCACCGGCCACCAGGCCCGCGTGCATCTAAAGATCGACACCGGCATGCACCGGCTGGGCCTGCTGCCCCACGAGGCGCTGCCGGTGCTGCGCGCCACCCCAGGCGCAGGCGTGCTGCGCTGGGAAGGTATCTTCACCCACTTCGCCTGCGCCGACGAGCCGACGCGGCCCGAGACTCACTTTCAGATCGCCGCGTTCGAAGAGGTGGTGGGCGCGCTAGCTGCGGCGGGCTACCGCTTCCCGCTGGTGCACGCCGCCAGCAGCGCCGGTGCGCTAGCCTTCCCCGAGGCGCGCTACAGCGCGGCCCGCGTGGGCATCGCGCTCTACGGCGTCGCGCCCAGCGACGAGGTGGGGCTGCCCGCAGGCTTCCAGCCAGCGCTCACCTTCCGCACCAGCATCACCCGCGTGGCCGAGCTTCCGGCGGGCAGCCAGGTGTCGTACGGCGGGGTCTACCGCACGCCAGGCCCGCAGCGCATCGCCACCATCGGCGCGGGCTACGCCGACGGCCTGCGCCGCTCGCCGCCGTGGCAGCAGGCGCTGGTGGGCGGCGTGCGTGTGCCGATCGTTGGGCGGATCTGTATGGACTACGCGATGGTGGATGTGACCGATCTGGATGCCCAGGTGGAGGACGAGGTGGTGCTGATGGGACGCCAGGGCGAGGCCAGCATCAGCGCCGCAGAGGTGGGCCAGTGGCTCGGCACCAGCGCCTACGAGGTGCTCACCACCATCCTGCCGGGCGAGCCGAGAAGCTAA